One Microplitis demolitor isolate Queensland-Clemson2020A chromosome 2, iyMicDemo2.1a, whole genome shotgun sequence DNA segment encodes these proteins:
- the LOC106694084 gene encoding uncharacterized protein LOC106694084 — MGRSPVSPMQPDAMQEIINVLFPEREDRDSPVWTIPDDECPLFSAAELRRVVRGLKGGRAPSPDGIPVEVYKALVPQHEELLLSTYNSCISVGVFPARWRLQRLVLLDKGKGPPYTPSSYRPLCMLDVAGKIFESLIRNRLRIEVANGGGLAENQHGFRLGCCTISAISEALSFAKRAWTGNYRSLLSHTVHPSLVATKVDTWLSDHGMSLAKAKTEVIVLTAQRWFPSPFRALVVDQHVESGSYLKYLGVTIDTKLTFRDQIVGAAKKATTLVASLSRLMPNVGGPRSSRRRVFMSVSHSIMLYGAEIWCESLKAESYRRRLASVQRRGAVRVACAYRTVSEAAVAVIAGVIPIDLSGFERKRIWDARRAGEEPLESVKAREREETLKLWQERWESAETGRWSFRLIKRVRDWITRKGGGGVDYYLTQFLSSHGQFNEYLYRMGIRTDPYCQYCPNVVDSAEHTFFFCQRWSEIRLRFQNEKEVPNVADLVIPWMLATADNYRTMTVFVKEVLKEKKKEEETER, encoded by the exons ATGGGTCGCAGTCCAGTGTCTCCTATGCAACCTGATGCGATGCAGGAGATAATCAATGTCCTGTTTCCGGAGCGTGAAGATCGGGACAGTCCTGTTTGGACTATACCCGATGACGAGTGCCCGCTTTTCTCGGCAGCTGAACTACGCCGGGTTGTAAGAGGTCTCAAGGGAGGCAGGGCCCCGAGTCCCGACGGTATACCTGTTGAGGTCTATAAGGCTCTTGTCCCCCAGCATGAAGAACTGCTACTGAGTACTTACAACTCGTGTATTTCGGTTGGAGTTTTTCCTGCGCGATGGAGGCTGCAAAGGTTAGTCCTGTTAGACAAAGGAAAGGGTCCGCCCTACACTCCTTCGTCCTACAGGCCACTTTGCATGCTGGACGTTGcaggaaaaattttcgagtcGTTAATTCGAAATCGATTGAGAATCGAAGTTGCGAATGGCGGTGGCTTAGCGGAAAACCAACATGGTTTTCGGCTTGGTTGCTGCACAATCAGTGCTATTTCTGAAGCGCTATCATTTGCCAAAAGAGCTTGGACGGGAAACTATCGGtccttattgagccacaccgtccatc CAAGCCTGGTCGCGACCAAAGTGGACACCTGGCTAAGTGACCATGGTATGTCACTAGCTAAGGCGAAAACGGAGGTTATAGTGCTCACAGCCCAGAGGTGGTTTCCGAGTCCTTTTCGGGCTCTCGTCGTGGATCAACACGTCGAGAGTGGGAGTTATCTGAAATACCTTGGCGTGACGATCGATACGAAACTTACGTTCCGCGATCAGATTGTCGGTGCAGCTAAAAAAGCGACGACGTTGGTAGCAAGCCTTTCTCGGTTGATGCCTAACGTCGGAGGACCGAGAAGCAGCCGTAGACGAGTTTTCATGAGCGTTTCACACTCGATAATGCTTTACGGAGCAGAAATCTGGTGTGAGTCACTCAAAGCAGAAAGTTATCGTCGACGACTGGCATCCGTGCAACGAAGAGGCGCGGTGAGGGTAGCTTGCGCTTACCGTACGGTTTCGGAAGCAGCCGTTGCGGTCATCGCGGGTGTGATTCCAATCGACCTTTCGGGTTTCGAGAGGAAGCGCATCTGGGATGCCCGTAGGGCTGGGGAAGAACCGTTGGAGAGTGTAAAGGCTCGAGAACGCGAGGAGACCCTGAAACTCTGGCAAGAGCGATGGGAATCTGCGGAAACGGGACGTTGGTCATTCAGGCTCATTAAACGAGTCCGTGATTGGATAACAAgaaaagggggggggggggtagaTTACTATCTCACCCAGTTTCTGTCCAGTCATGGACAGTTTAATGAGTACTTGTATCGCATGGGGATCCGAACCGATCCTTATTGCCAATACTGTCCGAACGTTGTTGATTCTGCCGAGCACACTTTCTTTTTCTGTCAGCGTTGGTCTGAAATACGGCTGCGTTTTCAGAACGAGAAAGAAGTGCCAAATGTCGCTGACCTGGTGATACCTTGGATGTTGGCGACGGCAGACAATTATAGGACGATGACAGTGTTTGTGAAAGAGGTCCTGAAGGAGAAGAAAAAGGAAGAAGAGACGGAGAGGTAG